CGCGGTCGGCTTCAGCGTCAGCAGGCTTTCGGGCGGGTCGCCCGCGCCGAAACTGACGCAGCCGCCCAGCAGCAGCCCGGCCGAGAGCGCGGCGGCGATGCAATGTATTCTGATGCGGTTGTTCACCTGCACTCCTCTCACGGCTCGTAATCGGGCAGTTTCTGATTGCCGACCAGCGAACCGACCCCCTGGGTTTCGAGCCGCTCGGTAATCGCCCGCAGGCTGCGGCTGGTCGTGCGCAGATCCTGCAGGGTCGCTTCGGCGGCAGGCAGCGTGGTCTCGCGCAGCGCCCGCGCGGCGGGCCGCGTGTCTTCCAGCGTCGCCGCCAGCGACGCCGCCGCCTGATTGGCCGACTTCAGCGTTCCGCGCAGCTCGGTGGCAAGCGCCGGGCCTTCCTGGTTCAACAGCCTGTCGGTGGTCAGCGTGGCCTGTTCGAACGCGTCGAGCGCCTCGCCGGCTTCCTTCAGCGCCACTTCAAGCTCGGCAAACGTGCCTTCGAGGCGCGGCGCGGCTTCGGCCAGCTCGCCGGTCAGGCGGCTGGAATTGGCAAGGATCTCGGATATCTGCTGCTGATTTTCCGGACCCAGCAGCGTGTTCAGGTTCTCGGTCAGCGTCGCCAGCCGTTCGAGCAGCAGCGGCGCGTTGGCGACCAGTTCGCCGAACCCGCCGCGGCCCGGCGGAATGACCGGGCGGCCTTCGGGGCAGGCGGTCGTTTCGCAGGTGATCGCCGGTGCATCCTTGCGCGCACCGTCGAGCAGGATCGTCGAAACTCCGGTGAAGCTCGCCTGGATCGTTGCCGTGGTCCCGACCAGGATCGGCACGTCTTCCTTCACCTTGATCCGCACCCGCACGAATTCGGGGTTTTCGTTCGACAGTGCGATATCGCTCACCTGGCCGACAGGCACCCCGGCGAACGAAACCTGGCTGCCGTTGGCGAGCCCGGAAACCGATTGCGCGTAGAAGATGTCGTATTCGTTCTGCTCGCCCTGCCCGAGGCGCGCGATCCAGACGATGAACGCCGCCAGCGCCGCCAGCAAAATCAACGTCACCAGGCCGACCCAGAGGTGGTTCGCTCGCGTTTCCATCAGCGCTCCCTATGGACGCGCCGGGGCGCGCCTGTCCATGGGTTTGGTTTATCCAACATCCTGTCAGTCCCCTGTTTCCGCCCGCGCGCGCAGGTGGCTGCCCTTGGCGGCGCGGCCGCGCGGTCCGTTGAAATATTCGTCGATCCACGGGTGGTTGGTGTCGATCAGTTCGGGGATCGTGCCCACTGCGATCACTTGCTTGTCCGCTAGCACCGCCACCCGGTCGCAAATTTCGTAGAGCGTATCGAGATCGTGGGTGATCAGGAACACGGTGAGCCCCAGCGTTTCCTGCAATTCCTTGGTCAGCCGGTCGAACTTGGCCGCGCCGACCGGATCGAGCCCGGCGGTCGGTTCGTCGAGAAACAGCAGCTGGGGATCGAGCGCGAGCGCGCGGGCCAGTCCGGCGCGCTTCTTCATCCCGCCCGAAAGCTCCGACGGGTATTTCGAGATCGCCTCTTCGGGCAGGCCCGACAGCATCACCTTGTAGCGCGCGATGTCGCGCCGCAAGCTGGGCTCGATCTCGGGATAGAACTGCTTGAGCGGGACCTCGACATTCTCACCCACCGTAAGGGTCGAAAACAGCGCCCCGCCCTGGAACAGCACCCCCCACTGGCTGCGCACCCCGATATTTTCGTCGGGATCGGCATCGGTGATGCTCTGGCCGAGCACGTGGATGCTCCCGGCGGTGGGGATCTGGAGCCCGATGATCGAGCGCATCAGCACCGATTTGCCGGTGCCCGATCCCCCGACCACGCCCAGGATTTCGCCGCGCCTGACCGTGAGGTCGAGATTCTGGTGCACCGCGAAATCGTCGAACCGGTTCTCGAGCCCCTCGACCACGATCGGCGGCTCGCCACCGTCGGCAGGATTGATCTCCACCATCGCCTAGCCCCAGCCAATCTCGGTAAAGAACACCGCGAAGAACGCGTCGAGCACGATCACCGCGAAAATCGCCGAGACCACCGCCATGGTGGTGCGGGTGCCGACCTCCTCGGAATTCCCCTTGACCTGCATCCCGTGATAGCAGCCCGCGAGCGCCACGATCAGGCCGAACACCGGGGCCTTGATCAGCCCGACCCACAGATCGTGCGTCGGCACCACGTCCTGGATGCGATCGAGGAAGGTCAGGAACGGGATGCCGAGCGCGAACTGGCCGACCACCGCGCCGCCGATGATCCCGATCAGCGAGGAATAGAACCCCAGCAGCACCATCATGAAGGTGCATGCAAGGATGCGGGGGATGATCAGCACCTCGACCGGGGAGAGGCCGATCGTGCGCATCGCGTCGATTTCCTCGGTCAGTTTCATCGTGCCGATCTGCGCCGCGAAGGCGCTGCCCGAACGGCCTGCGACCATGATCGCGGTCATCAGCACGCCGAGCTCGCGCAGGGTGATGCGGCCGACGAGGTTGACCGTCAGCGCTTCGGCCCCGAACTGTTCGAGCTGCACCGCGCCCTGCTGCGCGATGACGATCCCGATCAGGAAGCTCATCAGCCCGATGATCGGCAGCGCCGACACGCCGACCAGCTCCATCTGGCGCACCAGCGCCTTGATCGGGAAGCGCGAAGGATTGCGGATGAGGCTGCCGAACCCGATCAGGATCTGCCCGAAAAAGCCCACCACCCCGTAGATGCCGCTGCGCATCGCGGCGACCTTTTCGCCCATCGCGACCGGCACGCGGGTCCACACCGGAACGCGCGGCGGGACGATGTCGGCATCGCTGCTGGCGCTTTCGACCGCATCGAGGATTCGCCGGGTGTGGGCATCGGCGCCGACGATTTCGGCATCGTGCTTGGCGGCGAGGCGGCAGGCGACCCATGCCCCGACGGTATCGATCTCCTCGATCCCCGAAACATCGACCGCCGATACCGCGTCGGTGATGGCGAACAGGTCCTGATCGATCGCGCCGACGGTGGACACCAGCACCGTTCCGGAAAGCGCCAGCCGTGCGCCCCCGGCGCCGTCATCCTCCAGTGCAAAATGCGCCAGCCCGTCCATCGCCTTGGCTATGCGGGGAAATCCGTCGCACCACAAGTGAGGACTCTCAGACGTTGCGTCGCACAATGCGCGCTGTATTGAGAATCGCGACCAGGAATTGACAGGATTGGCCGGGGCGCGCCCTCGGGACGCAAGCGACGAAAATGACAAGCGAATTATCCACCACGTTCGACCCCGCCGAAATCGAGGCGCGATGGTACCGGCATTGGGAGGAAACCGGCGGTTTCCGGCCCGAACGCCCCGACGCGGAAGCCTTCACGATCGTGAACCCGCCGCCCAATGTGACGGGCAGCCTCCATATCGGCCATGCGCTCGACAACACGCTGCAGGACGTGGTGATCCGGTACGAGCGCCTGCGCGGCAAGGATGCGCTGTGGGTGGTCGGCACCGACCATGCGGGCATCGCGACGCAGATGGTGGTCGAGCGCCAGCTTGAAGAGAAGCAGGACAAGCGCACCAATTATTCGCGCGAGGAATTCGTCGACAAGGTGTGGGCATGGAAGGCCGAATCCGGCGGCAAGATCACCCACCAGCTGCGGCGGCTGGGCTGTTCGATGGACTGGTCGCGCGAGCAGTTCACGATGGACCCGCACTTTACCAAGGCGGTGCTCAGGACCTTCGTCGATCTCTACAACGACGGGCTGATCTACCGCGACAAGCGGCTGGTCAACTGGGACCCGAAGCTCAAGACCGCGATCTCCGATCTCGAGGTGGAGCAGCAGACCATTCCGGGGAGCTTCTGGCACTTCAAATATCCGCTCGCAGACGGCGTGACGCTCGACAGCGGCCAGGACTATATCGAGGTCGCGACCACCCGGCCCGAGACGATGCTGGCCGATATGGCGGTCGCGGTTCACCCGTCCGACGAGCGCTATAAGTCGGTCGTCGGCAAGCACGTGATCCTGCCGCTGACCGGGCGGCGCATTCCCATCGTCGCGGACGAACACGCCGATCCGGAACTGGGTTCGGGCGCGGTGAAGATCACGCCGGGGCACGATTTCAACGACTTCGAGGTCGGCAAGCGCGCAGGCTTCGCGCCCGCCGAGATGCTCAACATGCTCGATGGCGACGCCAATGTCTGCCAGACGGCAGACGGGCTGGTGCCGGAGGAATTCATCGGCCTGCACCGCTTCAAGCGCGACGGGGTCGATGGGGCACGC
The Erythrobacter sp. JK5 DNA segment above includes these coding regions:
- a CDS encoding ABC transporter ATP-binding protein gives rise to the protein MVEINPADGGEPPIVVEGLENRFDDFAVHQNLDLTVRRGEILGVVGGSGTGKSVLMRSIIGLQIPTAGSIHVLGQSITDADPDENIGVRSQWGVLFQGGALFSTLTVGENVEVPLKQFYPEIEPSLRRDIARYKVMLSGLPEEAISKYPSELSGGMKKRAGLARALALDPQLLFLDEPTAGLDPVGAAKFDRLTKELQETLGLTVFLITHDLDTLYEICDRVAVLADKQVIAVGTIPELIDTNHPWIDEYFNGPRGRAAKGSHLRARAETGD
- a CDS encoding MlaD family protein — protein: METRANHLWVGLVTLILLAALAAFIVWIARLGQGEQNEYDIFYAQSVSGLANGSQVSFAGVPVGQVSDIALSNENPEFVRVRIKVKEDVPILVGTTATIQASFTGVSTILLDGARKDAPAITCETTACPEGRPVIPPGRGGFGELVANAPLLLERLATLTENLNTLLGPENQQQISEILANSSRLTGELAEAAPRLEGTFAELEVALKEAGEALDAFEQATLTTDRLLNQEGPALATELRGTLKSANQAAASLAATLEDTRPAARALRETTLPAAEATLQDLRTTSRSLRAITERLETQGVGSLVGNQKLPDYEP
- a CDS encoding ABC transporter permease, translating into MDGLAHFALEDDGAGGARLALSGTVLVSTVGAIDQDLFAITDAVSAVDVSGIEEIDTVGAWVACRLAAKHDAEIVGADAHTRRILDAVESASSDADIVPPRVPVWTRVPVAMGEKVAAMRSGIYGVVGFFGQILIGFGSLIRNPSRFPIKALVRQMELVGVSALPIIGLMSFLIGIVIAQQGAVQLEQFGAEALTVNLVGRITLRELGVLMTAIMVAGRSGSAFAAQIGTMKLTEEIDAMRTIGLSPVEVLIIPRILACTFMMVLLGFYSSLIGIIGGAVVGQFALGIPFLTFLDRIQDVVPTHDLWVGLIKAPVFGLIVALAGCYHGMQVKGNSEEVGTRTTMAVVSAIFAVIVLDAFFAVFFTEIGWG